A section of the Kribbella sp. HUAS MG21 genome encodes:
- a CDS encoding DUF4229 domain-containing protein: MKEFGIYTGLRAALFAVCLGVLWLALRTWLTIWPIALLALLVSSILSIFVLRAARERLAGKIETRAERISTRLEQARSAEDDD; encoded by the coding sequence ATGAAGGAGTTCGGCATCTACACGGGGCTGCGCGCGGCCCTGTTCGCGGTCTGCCTGGGCGTGCTGTGGCTGGCGCTGCGCACCTGGCTGACGATCTGGCCGATCGCGCTGCTCGCGCTGCTGGTGTCCTCGATCCTGTCGATCTTCGTCCTGCGCGCCGCCCGGGAGCGGCTCGCCGGCAAGATCGAGACCCGCGCCGAAAGGATCTCCACCCGCCTCGAACAGGCCCGCTCGGCCGAGGACGACGACTAG
- the ccsB gene encoding c-type cytochrome biogenesis protein CcsB — translation MSVETYAQVSNLLIPTATVVYALAMVSHAIEWALGRAAVAKTVKQEVLVASSGEAVSGGTSDAPADVPAAEEPASTERMDAASRIGLLLTWLGFVLHLGGVVTRGLAAERVPWGNMYEFSITASLAVSIVYLVFVQRYKLQWLGLGVTLIVAGVLGLASLALYTPAGPLVPALHSYWLVIHVAAAAISGGAFTVGGLISVLYLVKARAERRVLAGGTMSAAVRRLPSAEAMDGTAYKVLAFAFPLWTFGVLVAGPIWAEYAWGRYWGWDPKEVWSLVTWVVYAAYLHARATAGWRGRRAATIAIVGWLVFIFNFVGVNLIVSGLHSYAGV, via the coding sequence ATGAGCGTGGAGACCTACGCGCAAGTCTCCAACCTGCTGATCCCGACCGCCACGGTCGTCTACGCCCTGGCGATGGTCTCGCACGCGATCGAGTGGGCCCTCGGACGCGCCGCCGTCGCGAAGACCGTGAAGCAAGAGGTGCTGGTTGCCTCGAGCGGTGAGGCTGTCTCCGGTGGTACGTCGGACGCGCCTGCCGACGTACCTGCCGCTGAGGAGCCCGCTTCGACCGAGCGGATGGATGCGGCGAGCCGGATCGGGCTGCTGCTGACCTGGCTGGGATTCGTGTTGCACCTCGGCGGTGTCGTGACGCGCGGGCTGGCCGCGGAGCGGGTGCCGTGGGGGAACATGTACGAGTTCTCCATCACCGCGTCGCTGGCGGTGTCGATCGTGTACCTCGTCTTCGTGCAGCGGTACAAGCTCCAGTGGCTCGGCCTCGGCGTGACGCTCATCGTGGCCGGGGTCCTCGGCCTCGCCTCGCTGGCGCTCTACACGCCGGCCGGTCCGCTCGTACCGGCGCTGCACTCCTACTGGCTCGTGATCCACGTGGCGGCGGCCGCGATCTCCGGTGGCGCGTTCACCGTCGGCGGCCTGATCTCGGTGCTGTACCTGGTGAAGGCCCGCGCCGAGCGCCGGGTGCTGGCCGGCGGCACGATGTCGGCCGCCGTACGCCGGCTGCCGAGCGCCGAGGCGATGGACGGTACGGCGTACAAGGTGCTGGCGTTCGCGTTCCCGCTGTGGACGTTCGGCGTCCTCGTCGCGGGCCCGATCTGGGCGGAGTACGCCTGGGGCCGGTACTGGGGCTGGGACCCGAAGGAGGTCTGGTCGCTGGTCACCTGGGTGGTGTACGCCGCCTACCTGCACGCCCGCGCGACCGCGGGCTGGCGGGGCCGCCGGGCCGCGACGATCGCGATCGTCGGCTGGCTGGTGTTCATCTTCAACTTCGTCGGGGTGAACCTGATCGTCTCCGGCCTGCATTCGTACGCCGGGGTGTGA
- a CDS encoding cytochrome c biogenesis protein CcdA has protein sequence MGQWFADSMTGSMLVALPIAVLAGAISFFSPCVVPLLPGYLSYVTGLSAAELGSSKRGRMLAGTALFVAGFSAVFILTGVLFGTAGDLLIEHQTTITRVLGALTVVLGVVFLGGFGFLQKDMRVHRVPAVGIAAAPLLGVLFGFGWTPCIGPTLGTVMTLATTEGSTGRGATLALVFSLGLGIPFIVAALAFRRMLAAVAWVRKHQVLVIRIGGVLMIAVGLLLLTGVWDAMTADLRQWVANFGSAV, from the coding sequence ATGGGACAGTGGTTCGCCGACTCGATGACGGGTTCGATGCTGGTCGCGCTGCCGATCGCGGTGCTGGCCGGAGCGATCTCGTTCTTCTCGCCGTGCGTCGTCCCGCTGCTGCCGGGCTACCTGTCATACGTCACCGGCCTGTCCGCCGCCGAGCTCGGCTCGAGCAAGCGCGGCCGGATGCTGGCCGGTACGGCGTTGTTCGTCGCGGGGTTCTCGGCGGTGTTCATCCTCACCGGCGTGCTGTTCGGCACGGCCGGTGACCTGCTGATCGAGCACCAGACCACGATCACCCGGGTGCTCGGCGCGCTGACCGTCGTACTGGGGGTCGTCTTCCTCGGCGGATTCGGGTTTCTGCAGAAGGACATGCGAGTGCATCGGGTGCCGGCGGTCGGGATCGCGGCGGCGCCGCTGCTCGGCGTACTGTTCGGGTTCGGGTGGACGCCGTGTATCGGGCCGACGCTCGGGACCGTGATGACGCTGGCCACGACCGAGGGCAGCACCGGGCGCGGCGCGACGCTGGCCTTGGTGTTCAGCCTGGGGCTGGGGATCCCGTTCATCGTGGCGGCGCTGGCGTTCCGGCGGATGCTGGCCGCGGTGGCGTGGGTGCGCAAGCACCAGGTGCTGGTGATCCGGATCGGCGGCGTACTGATGATCGCGGTGGGACTGCTGCTGCTGACGGGAGTGTGGGATGCGATGACCGCGGACCTGCGGCAGTGGGTCGCCAACTTCGGATCGGCGGTCTGA
- a CDS encoding histidine phosphatase family protein, which produces MRHGEVHNPTGVLYGRIPDFHLSELGRQMAERVAEHVKGRDIVHLVSSPLERAQETMEPIAKVFGLTPDIDERVIEAANLFEGKKFGVGDGALRNPSAWWLLRNPIKPSWGEPYQQLVRRMRDAIETARQKAAGHEALIVSHQLPIWIVRCAIEGRRLPHDPRKRQCSLASLTSFTFHGDQIVSVGYSEPAKDLLPVKNPKKFVGGA; this is translated from the coding sequence ATGCGTCACGGCGAGGTGCACAACCCGACCGGAGTGCTCTACGGCCGGATCCCCGACTTCCACCTGTCCGAGCTCGGCCGGCAGATGGCCGAGCGGGTCGCCGAGCACGTCAAGGGCCGCGACATCGTGCACCTGGTCAGCTCGCCGCTGGAGCGGGCCCAGGAGACGATGGAGCCGATCGCCAAGGTCTTCGGCCTGACGCCGGACATCGACGAGCGGGTGATCGAGGCGGCGAACCTGTTCGAGGGCAAGAAGTTCGGCGTCGGCGACGGCGCGCTGCGCAACCCGAGCGCCTGGTGGCTGCTGCGGAACCCGATCAAGCCGTCCTGGGGTGAGCCGTACCAGCAGCTCGTCCGGCGGATGCGGGACGCGATCGAGACCGCCCGGCAGAAGGCCGCCGGGCACGAGGCGCTGATCGTCTCGCACCAGCTGCCGATCTGGATCGTCCGGTGCGCGATCGAGGGCCGCCGGCTGCCGCACGACCCGCGCAAGCGCCAGTGCAGCCTCGCCAGCCTTACCTCGTTCACCTTCCACGGCGACCAGATCGTCTCCGTCGGGTACTCGGAGCCGGCGAAAGACCTGCTGCCGGTGAAGAACCCGAAGAAGTTCGTCGGAGGGGCCTGA
- a CDS encoding TlpA disulfide reductase family protein gives MRRAVAVVAGLLLAVTACSSGQDAAQNRQGQAGFVSGNGNVSVFAAADREQAPALTGETLDGKTWTLSDQVGKVVVLNVWGSWCPPCRKEAPDLVAASKELGPSVQFIGLNTRDLDKAPARKFVKEFGVPFPSIYDPNGKALLRFRGQISPAAIPTTLVIDKNGKVAGRVVGEVTKQTLLGMVAEAK, from the coding sequence ATGCGTCGCGCCGTTGCCGTGGTGGCCGGGCTGCTGCTGGCGGTCACCGCCTGCTCGTCCGGTCAGGACGCAGCGCAGAACCGGCAGGGCCAGGCCGGGTTCGTCAGCGGCAACGGCAACGTGTCGGTCTTCGCCGCCGCGGACCGCGAGCAGGCGCCGGCGCTCACCGGCGAGACCCTGGACGGCAAGACCTGGACCCTGTCGGACCAGGTCGGCAAGGTCGTCGTACTGAACGTGTGGGGATCCTGGTGCCCGCCGTGCCGCAAGGAGGCGCCCGACCTGGTCGCGGCGTCGAAGGAGCTCGGCCCGTCGGTGCAGTTCATCGGACTGAACACCCGCGACCTGGACAAGGCCCCGGCACGGAAGTTCGTCAAGGAGTTCGGCGTCCCGTTCCCCAGCATCTACGACCCGAACGGCAAGGCGCTGCTGCGGTTCCGCGGCCAGATCTCACCGGCCGCGATCCCGACCACCTTGGTGATCGACAAGAACGGCAAGGTGGCCGGCCGTGTCGTTGGTGAGGTCACCAAGCAGACGCTCCTAGGCATGGTGGCTGAGGCAAAATGA
- a CDS encoding cytochrome c biogenesis protein ResB, translating to MTEVKDRIAAASGPEEPGTPPALGFVGWMRWMWRQLTSMKTALVLLFLLALGAVPGSLIPQTGIDPIKVSDFLTEHPKLGPLYDKLGLFDVYKSAWFSAIYLLLFISLIGCVVPRLSVYLKALRARPPKPPRNLNRLPGYERFEVDEPGDVLEVATRELRKRRFRVQAYDGAVAAERGYLREAGNLLFHFSLILALVGVAWGSLFGYRGTVLVVVGNGFANSVAQYDDFTPGRAFSGDDDLPPFSLTVKDFEAKFQEDGPQRGAAREFKAQLTYQETPDAPEKSYQLEVNHPLKLDGSSVYLLGHGYAPRVTVKDGQGSVAFSGPAPFLPQDGNFSSFGVVKAPDARPTTLGFEGFFLPTAVIADNGPVSVFPDDLNPALVMTGYYGRPQPETGKPESVYQLDKSKLTQFTKDGDKWRFQLAPGQSVQLPDKAGSLTFDGYSRWVKLQISHTPGTDLALAGVLLAILGLMGSLFVHPRRTWVRVREQDGRTVVEVAGLDRGPERGLGDEIQAVTARLKPASSSTEEQP from the coding sequence ATGACGGAAGTCAAGGACCGGATCGCCGCCGCCTCCGGGCCCGAGGAGCCGGGGACGCCGCCGGCGCTGGGGTTCGTCGGCTGGATGCGCTGGATGTGGCGGCAGCTCACGTCGATGAAGACCGCGCTCGTGCTGCTGTTCCTGCTCGCGCTCGGCGCGGTCCCCGGGTCGCTGATCCCGCAGACCGGGATCGACCCGATCAAGGTGTCGGACTTCCTCACCGAGCACCCGAAGCTCGGCCCGCTGTACGACAAGCTCGGGCTGTTCGACGTCTACAAGTCGGCGTGGTTCTCGGCGATCTACCTGCTGCTGTTCATCTCGCTGATCGGCTGCGTCGTACCGCGGCTGTCGGTGTACCTGAAGGCGCTGCGGGCGCGCCCGCCGAAACCCCCGCGGAACCTGAACCGCCTGCCGGGGTACGAGCGCTTCGAGGTCGACGAGCCAGGTGATGTCCTCGAGGTCGCGACCCGCGAGCTGCGCAAGCGCCGCTTCCGGGTGCAGGCGTACGACGGCGCGGTCGCGGCCGAGCGCGGTTACCTGCGCGAGGCCGGCAACCTGCTGTTCCACTTCTCGCTGATCCTGGCGCTGGTCGGGGTCGCGTGGGGCTCGCTGTTCGGGTACCGCGGCACCGTGCTCGTTGTCGTGGGCAACGGTTTCGCGAACTCCGTCGCGCAGTACGACGACTTCACGCCGGGCCGCGCGTTCAGCGGTGACGACGACCTGCCGCCGTTCTCGCTGACCGTGAAGGACTTCGAGGCGAAGTTCCAGGAGGACGGCCCGCAGCGGGGCGCGGCGCGCGAGTTCAAGGCGCAGCTGACCTACCAGGAGACGCCGGACGCGCCGGAGAAGTCGTACCAGCTCGAGGTCAACCACCCGCTGAAGCTCGACGGCAGTTCGGTCTACCTGCTGGGGCACGGCTACGCGCCGCGCGTGACGGTGAAGGACGGGCAGGGGAGCGTCGCGTTCTCCGGGCCGGCGCCGTTCCTGCCGCAGGACGGCAACTTCTCGTCGTTCGGCGTGGTCAAGGCGCCGGACGCGCGACCGACGACACTAGGGTTCGAGGGCTTCTTCCTGCCGACCGCGGTGATCGCCGACAACGGCCCGGTGTCGGTGTTCCCCGACGACCTGAATCCGGCGCTGGTGATGACCGGGTACTACGGCCGGCCGCAGCCGGAGACCGGGAAGCCGGAGTCGGTGTACCAGCTGGACAAGTCGAAGCTGACGCAGTTCACCAAGGACGGCGACAAGTGGCGGTTCCAGCTCGCGCCCGGGCAGAGCGTGCAGCTGCCGGACAAGGCCGGGTCGCTGACGTTCGACGGGTACAGCCGCTGGGTGAAGCTGCAGATCAGCCACACGCCGGGCACCGACCTCGCGCTCGCGGGCGTCCTGCTGGCGATCCTCGGGCTGATGGGCTCGCTGTTCGTGCACCCGCGCCGTACCTGGGTGCGGGTCCGCGAGCAGGACGGGCGTACCGTTGTCGAGGTCGCCGGTCTGGACCGCGGCCCCGAGCGCGGCCTCGGCGACGAGATCCAGGCCGTCACCGCACGTTTGAAACCAGCCAGCTCGAGCACCGAGGAGCAGCCATGA